The DNA region TTTAGTGTGGCAGGCAGCAGGGTATTTCAGACGAGCTAGGCTCCCCGTACTCACTGATGTTTCACAATGACAAAAAGACCCGCCGCCCTGCAATTAGAGTCAACATTTTCTCCATAGAGTTTACCATTGATATCTTGAACTTGGATTAAAACCTGCATACGCAACTCGAAATTTACCTGATTTACTCATTCAGCCCCTGTCTGTCACCCTATCCAGTCATCACTGAAGGCTGTTCTTTCATTCTCTTATTTAGTTTGGGTTATTTCAGTGTTAACGTGCCAATGGACCATATAACTATCTAATTAAAATACAGTTAGAGTTTAAACCAATTCTGTATGTGTCTTAGACCTAGTGGTCCAGTCTGTTTTAGCCATGTTGTATGGCGTGATGACAACAATAGAAGACTGAtagagtggggagaacaagtatttgacacactgctGATTTAGCAGGTTTTCAtaattacaaagcatgtagaggtctgtaatttgttaatcataggtgcacttcaactgtgagagactgaatctaaaacaaaactccagaaaatcacattgtatgatttttaagtaattcagttgcattttattgcatgacataagtattagatacatcagaaaagcagaacttaatatttggtacagaaacctttgtttgcaattacagtttcctgtagttcttgaccaggtttgcacacactgcagcagggattttggctcactcctccatacagaccttctccagatccttcaggtttcgggactgtcgctgggcaatatggactttcagctccctccaaagattttctattgagttcaggtctggagactggctaggccactccaggaccttgagatgcttcttacggagccactccttagttgccctgactgtgtgtttcgggtcgttgtcatgctggaagacccaggcacgacccatcttcaatgctcttactgagagtaggaggttgttggccaagatctcgcgatagaTGGACCCATCCGTCCTCCcatcaatacggtgcagtcgtcctgtcccctttgcagaaaagcatccccaaagaatgatgtttccacctccatgcttcacggttgagatggtgttcttggggttgtactcattcttcttcttcctccaaacacatggcgagtggagtttagaccaaaaagctctatttttgtctcatcagaccacatgaccttctctcaaacttcagatgggcctggacatgcgctggcttgagcagggggaccttgcgtgcgctgcaggatcttaatccatgacggtgtagtgtgttactaatggttttctttgagactgtggtcccagctctcttcaggtcattgaccaggtcctgccgtgtagttctgggctgatccctccccttcctcatgatcattgatgccccacgaggtgagctcttgcatggagccccagaccgagggtgattgaccgtcatcttgaacttcttccattttctaataattgcgccaacagttgttgccttctcaccaagctgcttgcctattgtcctgtagcccatcccagccttgtgtaggtctacaattttatccctgatgtccttacacagctctctggacttggccattgtggagaggttggagtctgtttgattgagtgtgtggacaggtgtcttttatacaggtaacgagttcaaacaggtgcagttaatacaggtaaggagtggagaacaggagggcttcttaaagaaaaacaggtctgtgagagcctgaattcatactggttggtaggtgatcaaatacttatgtcatgcaataaaatacaaattaattacttaaaaatcatacaatgtgattttctagatttttgttGTAGATtcggtctctcacagttgaagtgtacctatgataacaattacagacctctacatgctttgtaagtaggaaaacctgctaaatcggcagtgtatcaaatacttgttctcccctctGTACATAAAGTGTGGGACCAGGCTAATGTGTCAAAGCCCACAGTACCTGCACAAAGTTTTTCTCTGGTCTCTCAAATAAGATAAAAAAGGAATGCAATAAAAGTACACCACCAAAACGACCAGTGCTGATAGAGTCTGACATCAATCTTTCTCAGGCCTTTTTATATTTCCTCTGTAAGGTGATGAATGATGGTCAGATATAATGGATGCCGAAAGAGCACTGTGAGAGCTTGTCTGGAAATCCCCTCTCCTTTTAGACTATTTTCTCCAAGCGATACAGGTCTTTGTCTGTCATGGATAGTTTTGCCGTTAATGACTTGCAGTATTACCTGTGGTGATGTGAGGATGGGCACTTTGTATCTCACATAAACACAGATTCCtattaaaggactggagataaaCTTAACATCTACAGTACGTGTCTGGCTCAAACCAGACAAAGTTGAATGCGTCAACATAATAAAGTCAGTCGACATATTTGTTGACACAGGCTTGTTTTTAATAAAGGATGTTCTAGTGGGGATCCTGTGCCGTATGTAATATCTACTCCCATTTCTCATGTGTTGCAGGAGATGGGAACTGTCTTCTCCATGCTGCATCTCAGTACATGCTGGGGGTGCAGGACACAGACCTGGTCCTGAGGAAGGCCCTGTTCAGCGTGCTAAAGGAGACAGACACGGGCAACTTCAGAGCCCGTTTCCAGACTGAGCTGCTGCAGTCTCAGGAGTTCACCCAGACTGGCCTGCGTTACAGCACCATGGTGAGGAACGGAGGCCCTGCTACGGCTAGGATGGTGTTACTATGGCAGACCTGGGTGCATAATGATAATTGCATAATGTCAGATACTTGGAAAGTATAGTAAGCCGTGCTTAATTTAGTTTGGAGTTTGCACTTTTGGGCCTATTCCATTGGTGTCATTGTACCAGGCAAGCTATGTCAAGTGCAGCCCAAGTATTTGAAAGTGTTTGACGTATTGTATATATTTGACCAAGGTCTGTTAGTAGTATCGCCTGTTAGTAGTATCACCCAAGTCTGTTAGTAGTATCACCTGTTAGTAGTATCACCCAGGTCTGTTAGTAGTATCACCCAAGTCTGTTAGTAGTATCACCTGTTAGTAGTATCACCCAGGTCTGTTAGTAGTATCACCTGTTAGTAGTATCACCCAGGTCTGTTAGTAGTATCACCCAGGTCTGTTAGTAGTATCACCCAAGTCTGTTAGTAGTATCACCTGTTAGTAGTATCACCCAGGTCTGTTAGTAGTATCACCTGTTAGGCTGCTTTGAACATTATGATACTACTATCTCAAAATGTTTTGTATTTTCAGAATtgggaggaggaatgggagaaaatcaTCAAGATGGCATCACCTGTATCCAGCAGCAACGGGCTGCAGTTTGACTCCCTGGAAGACATACACATCTTTGTCCTCTCAAACATCCTCCGCAGGCCCATCATCGTCATCGCAGGTACAGCCTTTCTCAATGGAGCCTTTCATCATTCAGTTCATCAGAAGTTTTGTTTACATTGTACAAGTATGCTCCGTCTCTATTCTGTTGGTTCAATTGTACAGGTCAAACTCAAGCACACATTTTTGAAAGTGCTTGACAAATTCTTTTGACCCTGGTCTGGTGTGTACAGTTTCTGTACCTCTttctgtaggtctgtctgctaTTGCAGTAGAAGCAATCAGTCAAGTATGGTGTCCAGTGTCTAACTCATGGCTGTATCCTTACAGACCAGGTGCTACGTAGCATGAAATCctgctcctccttctctcccctcaatGTGGGGGGCATCTACCTGCCTTTACACTGGCCTCCAGGGGAGTGCTACAAATACCCCATAGTGCTCGGCTACGACTCCCAGCACTTTGCCCCCCTCATCACCATCAAAGACAGTGGCCCGGGTGTGTACAGTAACCATCATTGATAGATTACCCTGTTGAGGAGTGCTTGTAGAATGAGGGTGAATGTGACCTATATACCGCATCCTACTAAATTTAGTAATTTCTTCTGCTGTTTTTGTTGTACAGCGTCATTGGGTCCCAGAAAAGTGGTATATACCTAACGCCTatgtattattcatgtattattattatgactgTGTGCCCCAGAGATCCGAGCGGTGCCGCTGATCAACCCGGGTCGTGGGGGCTTCGAGGAGCTCAAGGTGCACTTCCTGATGGAGAAGGAGCAGACGCAGAAGGAGAGGCTGCTGAAGGACTACCTAATGCTGATTGAAATCCCTGTCATTGGACTGGGCTATGACACCACACGCATCATCAACGCTGCCAGGTGGGTGGGACACTAGAGGCATGGGGAACTACAGAGAACAGGATATAAAGCACGGTTTAAAAAGCACTACAAATCTGTTTTTAAAAGTATGTTTGTGGCATAATAGTACGTCATTTGTATTTACCTTATTTAATCGAGTGGGTCAGTTGAGAACCAATTGTCAATAGATGACGACCTGGCCGAGAGGTGTGTGATTAGCCTATCAATAGTTCTGAGTGTGTTCCATGTTGCCTCTCCCAGGCTGGATGAAGGGAACCTGCCTGAGGACatgaacctgatggaggactacCTCCAGTTGGTCAACCACGAGTACAAGCGCTGGCAGGAAGACAAGGACCAACTGTGGGCCGCCCAGCCCCATAGACCACCCCCCTTCTCCGTGTCCCAGCTGTCCCTTATCGAGATCCGCTGTGCCACACCACGATGCACCTTCTACGTCTCCGTGGACACCCAGCCACACTGCCACGAGTGCTTTGAGAAACGCCAGGGCCAGCCTAATGGGAGGATAGAGGCCGCTCCTACGAAAGGCGGTGGTCAGGCTTGTGAGCCAGAGTGTAGTAGTGGCTGCCGGGCAGTGTTATCCAGCCCACGCTCCGTCCCTCCCCCACCCACGGCGCCCAGCCTCAGCCTGTACAGCGAGACCCACGCCATGAAGTGCAAGACACCCGGCTGCCTTTTCACCCTCAGCGTGGAGCACGATGGTCTGTGTGAACGCTGCTTCAACACCCGGCAGAATGCACCCACTGCTGATGGCCCCTCGGGCCTCCCCCTGCCTGCCCACCTTGGCTGGCCCCAGTGGGGCGCGGGACGGGAGCAGGAGACAGAGCGGTGCAACGTGTGCCACCAGAAGGCCTTCAGAATATTTAACGGACTGTGCCCCCCGTGCCTCCAGAGAACTGCTACGGAGAGGGGCGAGGATCCCCAGCCACCGGCAACAGCCAGGATAGAGGCCTCCTCTGGGTCGTTATGGACCCAGCCCCAGCCAAGGGACTCTGAGCGCTCAGGCACCTCGGCTCTCAACGGCCACACGTCTGGCCGGCCCTGTAAGAGGTCGGGATGCCAGTTCTTCGGGACTCAACAGAATCTTGGATTCTGCACCATCTGTTACCTGGACTATCAGACCAACCACCGTAAGTCTAATCAGCCGCTTGCTCATAGTCATTTTAACAAGAAATGCTATTCTAATAATTTCCCAGCAAAACCTTGATTTCATCAAAGGGAATCAGGCCACATCAAACCCACAGTTGTCATGTCTACTATTAATCTACTTATATCAGTATACTTACAGACAACATGAAACAAACAAAATGTTTATACTAGACAGTACTGGGAAACCTGCAAATTTACTGGAATCTCAAGATAAgttgatattgtgtgtgtggtcATATGTGAGTTTGACGTGTGGTTTTGCTGTGTTCACCTCCCCCAGTGGCGACCCCTCATCCTCCCCCTGCTCCAATCCAGAGTCGTCACGCGTCAGAGGCAGGTTTCCAGGATGCTTCGCGCTGTCGGGGCACGGACTGTGGGGCCATGGGCAAGGTCATGCTGGAGGGTTACTGCAACAAGTGCTACGTAAAGGAGCAGAGCACCAGGCTCAACCAGGCTGCTACCAGGGCTCCCGGCACCCACTCCCCTCCACTGGTCATGGTGAgtgtctccttccctctcacaCAGGGCCCAGTGGCTGTACACCACATTTTGAATTGCAGATAATGTTTTACAATGTTTCAGAGAGTAAATAAAAGTCTTAGATCAGATAGAATGATTTGTTTCCACAAGTGACAATGttcctctgtttttctctctctctgcagcgaACAGCTAAACCAGAaagagacagaaccagacagacgCAGACCCAGACCCAGGCAACGTGTAGGCGGAGTGGCTGCAGTAACATCTCCCCCGGCTGCACAGACCTGTGTCCAGAGTGCCACACGCGAAACACgcgggggcagagagagagtcgcagagagagggcaggggcaCCTAAAGAGAAGACAAAGCAGCGCTGTAAAACCCTAGGCTGTGAGCACTATGCTAACCAAGAGAAGCAAGGCTACTGTAATGAATGTGACCTCTTTAAGCAGATCTACAGGGGGTGAGCCCAAAGGTTTGGGGAAGATTAAAATGGCCGTGCCACGATGCTAGTCAATGCATCTCTGAAACTAGTGACCTTATGGCCAAAAGCCCATTTTAAAATGTGTTCATGAAGAGCGGGGGCAGTAGAAATGGCCGGCAGAATACCTCTTAGTGCAATTATTATTATCTCACGTGTACAGGACGAGAGGTGAGGTATACGTGTCATAAAACTGAcaacatatgtacagtatgtatctaaGTACATACTGTATCATGCTGGACTACTGATTGTATCTTGAAAAAAGCGCAATGTGTAAACTGCTTAATAATACGGCCAAGGAATTATCTATCAAGCAGCTAGCTACCTACACAATAATGTGTTAAACCACAGCTTTTGTTTAAGAACCTCATTGACCAAAGTTCTGACAAGTGCAAAGCTGTGCCAAAGCCATCATGCACTGCCAAAATGAGTTTGTTTAGTCAAAATTCGGTGTTAAACAGGAGTAGTTACAGTCTCAAAAACTGCACCTACCTAGACAGCTAATGTACAGTCTCTGAGCATTTGCGAGTGGGCAGGACCCTTAAAAGTATGGTGCTACTTGTACAGAAAGCAAACATGGAGGTTCTGTGACATGACAGAGAAAACAGTAGTTAGAACTCAATCATATTCAACCTCTCCCACCGCCGCATAGATGTCTGCTGGCAGTACAGATGCTGTTGCCTTTTGTGGTTGTGTTCTTGTTTGTTGTTGACCACTTTTGTATCTGTATTGTAGAAATACAAGTTAATGCTTGCCCTGAGAGTTGTACCGCgttacagtatgttctatatgtGGCCTCTGTTAATGCTGGGCAATTACCTTCACACAGACTCCAAGTTAATGACTAACTTACAGAGAAAGATAAGAGCAGAGTTCAGTTGATCTCGTCCAAGGGGATTGCCAGTGAAGAAAGGAGTGTGTGTTtgaaaggaaaggaaagaaaaCATAAGTGCAGGAGAAATCCCCTTAGAGCTCAATACCTcagtcagaggagggagggaggccaagAGAAGGTAAACAAATACACCTGTGGGGAAAAAAATGAAAGAGCAACACACCCCCTTGGCTTGGTTCACACCATGTAGCTGTGGCACGGCAGCCAGTGCTCTTAGCTACCATGAGCTGGTAGGCCCCAGCCTGCAGTAAAATACCTCTCCACCCGTAGAACCTGGCTTGCAGTAGAGTACCTCTTCATCATAGGGGCTCTGCTGAAATCTGCTCTGCTCACACGATGCCTCACTCCAGTACTCACACCTGTGTGATATGCGCAAGCAAACTGACATTCCTTTTCTTCTTTTATATCTATATATTTGAACTGACATTTTTGTTCCTGCCAAAAAACGTGCCATCATCTACAAAGCATTCTCGTGACCTCTTAACCAACGCAACGTTGAAACAAAAGAACATCTGTTCAATATGCATATCTGACGTCTGTTAAAAATTAGATTTATGGTAGCCTAGATAGAGATCTGGTCTTTAATCAGATGataaacataatataatataagggCAATTAGTTCATTACGAGACATCAAAGGAGTACATGCTCTTTGGTTATGGGTCGGAACTCTGATCATCACATACTACTTGCACAATACTTAATAAGCTGCTCCGGAATTTAGGATGGTACTTTCCTTGACATGCATAGGGACATTCCAATGTTAGACGTAAACACGCAAAGTTGTAACAAAACATGCAAAAGTTGTGAGATACATTTTTGTGTAACCTTTCAATAATAGGGTATTGTATGAAAAGCTTTGTTTTGTTTGTTAAGTATTTATTCATATCAAATATTATCTGTATTGTGCGTTTCAATACTTATTTATATGTTGTCCTGAAATGAATTATTTTTATTAAGAAAACCTGACATTGTCTTGTTGCTTATTTCAAcactgtgtgtatttgtgtgtgtgcgtgtgcttgcgCATCAacaaagtgtgtgtgcgtgtgcttgcgCATCAacaaagtgtgtgtttgtgtgcttgcgTATGAACAAACTCTACAGAACATATTTCTACATTTCGTATGTGAGTAACTGGATATTGCTCAATGATTGGTTTTCAAAAATGACATtattctgtgttttctgtttTTAGAGTGATTATATTACTGATGTGTGGTGTGTTTTCCAGTGGAGACATATGGGCCTGTGCCAAAGTGCAGCTAGACACTACCACATTGACCTGCTCATATTTTTAGCTAAACCATCCACATTACGTTTCTAAAGCATCTtggttctcacacacacatacgtgtTTCACTTTAACAAAATtctcattacattttttttcactCTTTCTAACAATGTAATTCTGAAAGTAAACCCACATGTCTGACCTCTCACGG from Oncorhynchus nerka isolate Pitt River linkage group LG16, Oner_Uvic_2.0, whole genome shotgun sequence includes:
- the LOC115144332 gene encoding tumor necrosis factor alpha-induced protein 3 isoform X2; translated protein: MSQGQNFLPKFLFVSNLLKAVKIRERVPNDVVKPAASGGLMHHLRGMHRYTLEMIRMSQFPQAFQQVIQAAILDRAMQSSLEQEKKLNWCREVKKMVPLRTNGDGNCLLHAASQYMLGVQDTDLVLRKALFSVLKETDTGNFRARFQTELLQSQEFTQTGLRYSTMNWEEEWEKIIKMASPVSSSNGLQFDSLEDIHIFVLSNILRRPIIVIADQVLRSMKSCSSFSPLNVGGIYLPLHWPPGECYKYPIVLGYDSQHFAPLITIKDSGPEIRAVPLINPGRGGFEELKVHFLMEKEQTQKERLLKDYLMLIEIPVIGLGYDTTRIINAARLDEGNLPEDMNLMEDYLQLVNHEYKRWQEDKDQLWAAQPHRPPPFSVSQLSLIEIRCATPRCTFYVSVDTQPHCHECFEKRQGQPNGRIEAAPTKGGGQACEPECSSGCRAVLSSPRSVPPPPTAPSLSLYSETHAMKCKTPGCLFTLSVEHDGLCERCFNTRQNAPTADGPSGLPLPAHLGWPQWGAGREQETERCNVCHQKAFRIFNGLCPPCLQRTATERGEDPQPPATARIEASSGSLWTQPQPRDSERSGTSALNGHTSGRPCKRSGCQFFGTQQNLGFCTICYLDYQTNHLATPHPPPAPIQSRHASEAGFQDASRCRGTDCGAMGKVMLEGYCNKCYVKEQSTRLNQAATRAPGTHSPPLVMRTAKPERDRTRQTQTQTQATCRRSGCSNISPGCTDLCPECHTRNTRGQRESRRERAGAPKEKTKQRCKTLGCEHYANQEKQGYCNECDLFKQIYRG
- the LOC115144332 gene encoding tumor necrosis factor alpha-induced protein 3 isoform X1, with translation MRLQVLRLYTLHLVNTMSQGQNFLPKFLFVSNLLKAVKIRERVPNDVVKPAASGGLMHHLRGMHRYTLEMIRMSQFPQAFQQVIQAAILDRAMQSSLEQEKKLNWCREVKKMVPLRTNGDGNCLLHAASQYMLGVQDTDLVLRKALFSVLKETDTGNFRARFQTELLQSQEFTQTGLRYSTMNWEEEWEKIIKMASPVSSSNGLQFDSLEDIHIFVLSNILRRPIIVIADQVLRSMKSCSSFSPLNVGGIYLPLHWPPGECYKYPIVLGYDSQHFAPLITIKDSGPEIRAVPLINPGRGGFEELKVHFLMEKEQTQKERLLKDYLMLIEIPVIGLGYDTTRIINAARLDEGNLPEDMNLMEDYLQLVNHEYKRWQEDKDQLWAAQPHRPPPFSVSQLSLIEIRCATPRCTFYVSVDTQPHCHECFEKRQGQPNGRIEAAPTKGGGQACEPECSSGCRAVLSSPRSVPPPPTAPSLSLYSETHAMKCKTPGCLFTLSVEHDGLCERCFNTRQNAPTADGPSGLPLPAHLGWPQWGAGREQETERCNVCHQKAFRIFNGLCPPCLQRTATERGEDPQPPATARIEASSGSLWTQPQPRDSERSGTSALNGHTSGRPCKRSGCQFFGTQQNLGFCTICYLDYQTNHLATPHPPPAPIQSRHASEAGFQDASRCRGTDCGAMGKVMLEGYCNKCYVKEQSTRLNQAATRAPGTHSPPLVMRTAKPERDRTRQTQTQTQATCRRSGCSNISPGCTDLCPECHTRNTRGQRESRRERAGAPKEKTKQRCKTLGCEHYANQEKQGYCNECDLFKQIYRG